In one window of Pseudodesulfovibrio sediminis DNA:
- the fosX gene encoding FosX/FosE/FosI family fosfomycin resistance hydrolase, which yields MIQGLSHITLIVHDLDRMTDFLTTIFDAEQVYDSGDAHHSLSPERFFRICDVWLAIMKGDALRDKTYNHLAFKIPDAEFDAYEKRVHEYGVEVRASRSRIGGEGRSLYFHDHDNHLFELHTGTLDDRLAAYAAAVK from the coding sequence ATGATCCAAGGGCTGAGTCATATAACCCTGATCGTCCATGATCTTGACCGTATGACTGATTTTTTGACAACGATTTTTGACGCCGAGCAGGTCTACGACAGCGGCGATGCCCACCATTCTCTTTCTCCTGAACGATTCTTCCGTATCTGTGATGTCTGGCTGGCGATCATGAAAGGAGACGCGCTGCGCGACAAGACCTACAATCATCTTGCCTTCAAAATCCCTGATGCGGAATTTGACGCCTATGAAAAGCGTGTCCACGAATATGGCGTCGAGGTTCGTGCCAGCCGTTCTCGAATAGGTGGAGAAGGGCGTTCTCTCTATTTTCATGACCACGACAATCATCTCTTTGAACTGCATACCGGGACGCTTGATGATCGATTGGCTGCGTATGCGGCTGCCGTCAAATAA
- a CDS encoding rhodanese-like domain-containing protein, translating into MRGLRFVLFLLFILVAWDLGWWYVAGVPPMAPWSLKAVREQGAGPVIIDVRSPAEYAYFHIPGAVNVPYPATLAELAMVSPDPLKPVVVVCMTGHRSPPVARQLMQGGYTDVHNLTWGMLAWKLFGGESVSGQ; encoded by the coding sequence ATGAGGGGACTTCGCTTCGTTCTTTTCCTTCTGTTCATACTGGTGGCGTGGGATCTCGGCTGGTGGTATGTGGCCGGTGTCCCTCCCATGGCCCCGTGGTCGCTCAAGGCCGTCCGGGAACAGGGGGCCGGGCCGGTCATCATTGATGTGCGCAGTCCTGCTGAATACGCGTATTTTCATATTCCCGGCGCAGTCAATGTGCCGTATCCCGCTACCCTGGCGGAGCTGGCCATGGTTTCGCCTGATCCCCTCAAGCCCGTGGTCGTGGTCTGCATGACCGGTCACCGTTCACCGCCGGTGGCCCGCCAACTCATGCAGGGCGGCTACACGGACGTTCATAATCTGACCTGGGGCATGCTGGCGTGGAAACTCTTTGGCGGCGAAAGCGTGTCAGGGCAATGA
- a CDS encoding TraR/DksA family transcriptional regulator, with the protein MTQHQLKEIKTHLIQGLHAVTEQAKSTVLTVENCPDETDFATQLTQQGVNVAIQHRRSVRILELETALKRLSETEYGVCEECGDDIGVARLKANPSTRLCVCCQSAIEDGLTRCA; encoded by the coding sequence ATGACCCAGCATCAACTGAAAGAAATCAAGACGCATCTGATTCAAGGACTTCACGCCGTGACGGAACAGGCAAAGTCGACCGTGCTGACGGTCGAGAACTGCCCGGACGAAACCGACTTCGCCACCCAACTGACCCAGCAGGGGGTGAACGTGGCCATACAGCATCGCAGGTCGGTCCGTATCCTCGAACTGGAAACCGCCCTCAAACGTCTGTCCGAGACCGAGTACGGCGTGTGCGAAGAATGTGGTGACGATATCGGCGTAGCCCGGCTCAAGGCCAATCCGTCGACCAGACTGTGCGTCTGCTGCCAGTCCGCCATCGAAGACGGCCTGACACGCTGCGCTTAA
- a CDS encoding GNAT family N-acetyltransferase, with product MADRPIIRTMTREDMDVAITLAAAEGWNPGLTDGASFYAADPDGFFISELNGEPVGTISAVRYGSGFGFIGLYIVVPAMRGKGYGLDLWNHAMTYLEGRNVGLDAVIEQEQTYKKAGFTTFYRSARYEGVGGGTKPDGVTPLQQLDMAMVAEYDRQCFPAARDAFLQAWLSPSVVTAFGVVDRDRLTGFGVIRPCKSGYKIGPLFADSAGVAEMLYRALKASVPDEPVYLDVISPNKAALELVKRHGLHEIFATVRMYTGGAPDVALKKVYGITSFELG from the coding sequence ATGGCAGACAGACCGATAATCCGGACAATGACCCGTGAGGATATGGATGTTGCCATTACATTGGCAGCCGCGGAAGGGTGGAATCCGGGCCTGACTGACGGTGCGAGTTTTTATGCCGCTGATCCCGATGGCTTTTTCATCTCCGAGCTGAACGGTGAGCCTGTCGGCACCATCTCCGCTGTGCGATACGGCAGCGGTTTCGGATTTATCGGGTTGTATATCGTGGTCCCTGCCATGCGGGGCAAAGGGTATGGGCTGGATCTGTGGAACCACGCCATGACCTACCTTGAAGGGCGCAATGTCGGGCTGGATGCCGTTATCGAGCAGGAGCAGACGTACAAGAAAGCCGGATTCACTACTTTTTACAGATCAGCTCGATATGAGGGCGTGGGCGGCGGCACCAAACCGGATGGCGTGACCCCGTTGCAACAGCTCGATATGGCTATGGTCGCCGAATATGACCGCCAGTGCTTTCCGGCTGCACGGGATGCCTTTTTGCAAGCGTGGCTGTCGCCGTCGGTCGTCACGGCGTTTGGCGTTGTGGACAGGGACAGGCTGACTGGATTCGGCGTTATTCGTCCCTGCAAGTCGGGGTACAAAATCGGACCGCTGTTTGCTGACAGTGCCGGAGTCGCAGAGATGCTCTACAGGGCGCTCAAAGCATCGGTGCCCGATGAACCCGTGTATCTTGATGTCATCTCGCCCAACAAGGCCGCGCTTGAACTGGTCAAACGACATGGCCTGCACGAAATCTTTGCTACCGTACGCATGTATACCGGTGGCGCGCCAGACGTGGCCCTGAAAAAGGTGTACGGCATCACCTCTTTTGAGTTGGGGTGA
- a CDS encoding UbiA-like polyprenyltransferase yields MSILKNLNTICRMIKIEHSIFALPFAYMGAFLAADGWPGLYNLVVLTIAMVSVRSFAMAFNRYADLDIDRENPRTQKRELVTGELSTGFTLVFIVAMAVVFIVACAMMNPLCFMLSPVALGLSAFYSFCKRFTYWCHFVLGMVLGLAPVAGWLCVDPQVTLPAALLFCGVTMWVAGFDLLYACQDADFDRERGLHSIPSQLGVAAALGISTLSHVLTAVLFLLAGWAAGLGAIYVTVAAIVGVILTAEHLLVKEDDMSRVNVAFFTMNGVISVVLFFGTLLDLSLLGH; encoded by the coding sequence GTGAGTATACTCAAAAACCTCAATACCATCTGCCGTATGATAAAGATCGAGCACTCGATTTTTGCCTTGCCTTTTGCCTATATGGGCGCATTTCTGGCCGCCGACGGCTGGCCGGGGCTTTACAACCTTGTCGTGTTGACCATCGCCATGGTGTCGGTCCGTTCCTTTGCCATGGCCTTCAACCGGTATGCGGATCTGGATATTGACCGGGAGAATCCGCGTACCCAGAAACGCGAACTGGTTACCGGCGAGCTGTCCACCGGGTTTACGCTGGTCTTTATCGTGGCCATGGCTGTGGTCTTTATCGTGGCCTGTGCCATGATGAACCCGCTCTGCTTCATGCTGTCACCTGTCGCGCTCGGACTGTCCGCCTTTTATTCCTTTTGCAAGCGGTTCACCTATTGGTGTCACTTCGTGCTGGGCATGGTGCTGGGGCTGGCCCCTGTGGCCGGCTGGCTGTGCGTGGACCCGCAGGTCACGCTGCCCGCGGCGCTGCTTTTCTGCGGCGTGACCATGTGGGTTGCCGGGTTCGACCTGCTCTATGCCTGTCAGGATGCTGACTTTGATCGGGAGCGCGGCCTGCACTCCATCCCCTCACAGCTGGGCGTGGCCGCCGCACTTGGCATCTCCACCCTGAGCCACGTGCTCACCGCCGTCCTGTTCCTGCTGGCAGGCTGGGCCGCCGGGCTGGGGGCAATCTATGTTACCGTGGCAGCCATTGTGGGCGTGATCCTCACGGCAGAGCATCTGCTGGTCAAAGAGGATGACATGAGTCGCGTCAACGTGGCATTCTTTACCATGAACGGCGTGATTTCCGTGGTGCTCTTTTTCGGGACGTTACTCGATTTGTCTTTATTGGGGCACTAA
- a CDS encoding DMT family transporter: MKWIYVCYALLAGALLPIQAGVNLRLRGSLGDPIWAATVSFGVGTLALLAYGLITRSPLPTLTMVGTAPAWAWIGGCFGAFFVFSTIVLAGQLGAATMMAWLLAGQFLAALILDHFGLITFDVRMISWQRILGVILLVAGALMVNKY; this comes from the coding sequence ATGAAATGGATCTATGTCTGTTACGCCCTGTTGGCCGGGGCGTTGTTGCCCATTCAGGCCGGAGTCAATCTGCGGTTGCGTGGGTCGCTGGGGGATCCCATATGGGCTGCCACGGTTTCCTTTGGCGTCGGCACGCTCGCTCTGCTGGCATATGGGTTGATCACCCGATCGCCGCTGCCGACCCTGACCATGGTCGGGACCGCTCCGGCGTGGGCGTGGATAGGTGGTTGTTTCGGCGCGTTTTTCGTGTTCTCGACCATTGTCCTTGCCGGGCAACTGGGCGCGGCCACCATGATGGCATGGCTGCTGGCCGGACAGTTCCTGGCAGCATTGATTCTGGATCATTTCGGATTGATCACATTTGATGTACGCATGATCTCATGGCAACGTATTCTGGGCGTGATCCTGCTTGTGGCAGGAGCCTTGATGGTCAATAAATATTAA
- a CDS encoding glycosyltransferase — protein MADFTFKVDMHVHSRFSTRPSQWLLQKIGCPESFTEPIALYNRACARGMDMVTITDHNTIAGSLEIAHLPNSFISEEITTYFPEDKCKLHVLAYNITEAQHEDIQHYRDNVFELVPYLRETRITHVLAHPLFGVNDRLTPAHFEQALLLFDVFEENGTRDARQNQTLRSILTRLTPVDMERLANTYDIAPHGETPWEKGLTGGSDDHSSLNIARMYTRFTGKTNVTSVINGIRTHTCAPGGTAATPRTMAHNLYGIGYQFYRSRMGTLRPEATEHLCFRFIKSVLSPGKEEKPSITSLFQRIIGRGKATLHRELGPNDSVQEMLLKEAGDIIAHDPTLMKIARGKIDDVIVLEKEWARFVSMAANRVLAQFADRILNSVLGANLFDVFHSIGSAGSLYTLLAPYFVGYDLFSTERKFSRDCLARFRKKDDRSSQDLKIAHFTDTFDEINGVARTIRQQLAMVARHGKDMTVITCGASADVPGAVSFEPVGRFTIPDYPEIVLSYPPFLDMLTHCFEQEYDCILAATPGPVGLAALAIAQILKLPFHGTYHTAFPEYVGAITEDATLEDGCWRYMSWFYNQMQVIYAPSEATKFELADRGIDPEKIVTYPRGVDTERFHPNKRNGFYNTFNVGSRIKLLYVGRVSQEKGLDVLTEAFKKVSKMRNSLQLIVVGDGPYLKTMQRQLRNAPVTFTGVLKGEALTQAYASADLFVFPSATDTFGNVVLEAQASGLPVIVTDKGGPAENVLPNETGLIIPANNPDSLLRAIIHMVDTPERIEYMRLKARAHVENRTFDATFLKTWEIFGDHVAA, from the coding sequence ATGGCTGATTTCACATTCAAAGTGGACATGCACGTCCATTCCAGGTTTTCCACCCGTCCTTCACAGTGGCTGCTGCAAAAGATCGGATGCCCGGAAAGCTTCACGGAGCCTATCGCCCTCTACAACAGGGCGTGCGCACGCGGCATGGACATGGTCACCATCACCGACCACAACACCATTGCCGGTTCGCTTGAAATTGCGCATCTGCCGAACTCCTTCATCTCCGAAGAGATCACCACCTACTTCCCGGAAGACAAATGCAAGCTCCATGTGCTCGCCTACAACATAACCGAGGCGCAGCATGAGGATATCCAGCACTACCGCGACAACGTGTTCGAGCTGGTCCCCTACCTGCGTGAAACCCGCATCACACATGTCCTGGCCCATCCGCTCTTCGGAGTGAATGACCGACTGACGCCCGCTCACTTCGAGCAGGCGCTTCTCCTCTTTGACGTGTTCGAGGAGAACGGCACCCGTGATGCACGCCAGAACCAGACCCTGCGCAGCATCCTCACCCGCCTGACCCCGGTGGACATGGAGCGGCTCGCCAACACCTACGACATCGCGCCTCATGGCGAGACCCCGTGGGAAAAAGGGCTTACCGGCGGTTCGGACGACCACAGCTCCCTCAACATCGCGCGCATGTATACCCGATTCACAGGCAAAACAAACGTGACCTCCGTCATCAACGGCATCCGCACGCACACCTGCGCCCCCGGCGGCACGGCAGCCACGCCCAGAACCATGGCGCACAACCTCTACGGCATCGGCTACCAGTTCTACCGTTCGCGCATGGGCACACTGCGCCCGGAAGCCACCGAACACCTCTGCTTCCGGTTCATCAAATCCGTACTCTCTCCGGGGAAGGAGGAAAAACCCTCCATCACCTCGCTCTTCCAGCGCATCATCGGGCGCGGCAAGGCCACCCTGCACCGCGAACTCGGCCCCAACGACTCCGTCCAGGAGATGCTGCTCAAGGAGGCCGGGGACATTATCGCCCACGACCCCACGCTCATGAAAATCGCGCGTGGCAAGATCGACGATGTCATCGTCCTCGAAAAGGAATGGGCGCGGTTCGTTTCCATGGCCGCCAACCGGGTGCTCGCCCAGTTCGCGGACCGTATTCTCAACTCCGTACTCGGTGCCAATCTCTTTGACGTCTTCCATTCCATAGGCTCTGCCGGGTCGCTCTACACGCTCCTGGCCCCCTACTTCGTGGGCTATGATCTCTTCTCCACGGAACGAAAATTCTCCCGCGACTGCCTTGCCCGGTTTCGCAAAAAGGACGACCGCTCATCGCAGGACCTCAAGATCGCCCACTTCACCGACACCTTTGACGAGATCAATGGCGTGGCCCGGACCATACGCCAGCAGCTCGCCATGGTCGCGCGCCACGGAAAGGACATGACCGTCATTACCTGCGGAGCCTCGGCAGACGTGCCAGGCGCCGTCTCTTTTGAACCGGTAGGCCGATTCACCATCCCGGATTACCCCGAAATCGTCCTCTCCTATCCGCCCTTTCTCGACATGCTCACACATTGCTTCGAGCAGGAATACGATTGCATCCTGGCCGCCACCCCCGGCCCGGTCGGACTGGCCGCCCTGGCGATTGCCCAAATCCTGAAGCTGCCCTTCCACGGCACCTATCACACTGCCTTCCCGGAATACGTGGGCGCGATAACCGAAGACGCCACCCTCGAAGACGGTTGCTGGCGCTACATGAGCTGGTTCTACAACCAGATGCAGGTCATCTACGCCCCCTCGGAAGCCACCAAGTTCGAGCTGGCTGATCGCGGTATCGACCCGGAAAAGATCGTCACCTATCCCCGCGGCGTGGACACCGAACGGTTCCATCCGAACAAACGGAACGGCTTTTACAACACCTTCAATGTCGGCTCCCGCATCAAGCTCCTCTACGTGGGCCGCGTGTCACAGGAAAAAGGGCTTGATGTGCTCACCGAAGCCTTCAAAAAAGTCTCCAAAATGCGCAACTCGCTCCAGCTCATCGTGGTCGGAGACGGTCCCTATCTCAAGACCATGCAGCGGCAACTCAGGAACGCGCCCGTGACCTTCACCGGCGTGCTCAAAGGTGAAGCGCTCACCCAGGCATACGCCTCCGCAGACCTGTTCGTGTTCCCGTCCGCAACCGACACCTTCGGCAACGTGGTCCTCGAAGCACAGGCCTCGGGACTGCCTGTCATCGTCACAGACAAGGGCGGCCCCGCCGAGAACGTCCTGCCCAATGAGACCGGACTCATCATCCCCGCAAACAACCCCGACTCGCTGCTCCGCGCCATCATCCACATGGTCGATACGCCGGAACGCATCGAATACATGCGGCTCAAGGCGCGGGCACATGTCGAGAACCGCACCTTTGACGCCACCTTTCTGAAAACCTGGGAAATATTCGGCGATCACGTCGCGGCGTAA